The following proteins come from a genomic window of Megalobrama amblycephala isolate DHTTF-2021 linkage group LG1, ASM1881202v1, whole genome shotgun sequence:
- the LOC125273390 gene encoding uncharacterized protein LOC125273390 isoform X1, producing MEGESITDTESETESEWDPESSTEYDSLSENDREKKGKRGGKRKRKYSSQNLRQTIENQLELPVKCGAKDGVLYVEKYNDMQACIFSEGQWFKPIDFERFGGKARSKKWRNSIVYNDIPLQELIRDGLLLPFKKYGVQNKQNDSPESSPVTDRLRKRKYVAQIGSPESSSVTVRLRKRKCRRQPFHSEPKESINGSEDGDGDSDNNDVNEVLDLDDDDDDDVIDLSMFEGPTLPVTCGSESGILHKYRFAKGHRGRCIRTENFWLTPENFIKLNKPEGTWRKDIVTNEIPLGKLIMKRVLEPHMINCYCEICEEQDQYQQNDDVCFVCNSEGDLVCCDECPRAFHSHCHLPAADGDSLGSQWSCTFCVMKNMKDSSQKTQQEVLSSPVSQYTLHCQYLLLHLLHESMTEPCTNVSGYSKNICSPMMLGRVKLNLENNDYQTVQEFVSDIEQIFNYCCTSNGDNDSSRMTSRLKEAFKKEFETVFKEKRNRICAPNKEMTDLSVFQAPSLPVTCVSLTGTLHKYRFATGSRGKCIRTEESWFTPEEFVNQEQTLTDGHWKKDILCHGKTLNFLLKKKILRIHPLLCECVKCSHQLEDLMAQTNDDVCYVCESGGDLVCCDECPRAFHSHCHLPAVDGDSPGEWICTFCMLKTSHQWRDSSSMTEQEAFNAPVSQYRLHCHYLLLCVYKEDTQRVFVEDPRKTVSRYSQFISQPMWLDRIKLKLESDEYQTVGAFVSDFRLIFSNCSTFNKDNKFGKMRARLKEMFEKEFQKIFTIQ from the exons ATGGAAGGAGAGTCGATCACAGACACCGAGTCTGAAACAGAATCCGAATGGGATCCAGAGAGCAGCACAGAATATGACAGTCTGAGTGAGAACGACAGAGAAAAGAAAGGAAAACGAGGGGGGAAAAGGAAACGAAAGT ACTCCAGCCAGAATTTGAGGCAAACAATTGAAAACCAACTCGAACTTCCTGTCAAATGTGGAGCTAAAGATGGTGTCCTTTATGTGGAGAAATATAATGACA TGCAGGCATGCATCTTCAGTGAAGGCCAGTGGTTCAAGCCGATTGACTTTGAGAGATTTGGAGGAAAGGCAAGGAGCAAAAAGTGGAGGAACAGCATCGTTTACAATGACATTCCACTCCAGGAACTCATAAGG GATGGACTTCTTTTACCCTTTAAGAAATATGGAGTTCAGAATAAACAG AATGACTCTCCTGAATCCTCACCAGTTACTGACCGGCTCAGAAAAAGGAAG TATGTTGCACAGATTGGCTCTCCTGAATCCTCATCTGTGACTGTCAGGCTCAGAAAAAGAAAG TGCAGGAGACAGCCGTTCCACTCTG AACCCAAGGAGTCGATTAATGGCAGTGAAGATGGTGATGGTGACAGTGACAACAATGATGTCAATGAAGTTTTGGAtcttgatgatgatgatgatgatgatgttatTGACTTGAGCATGTTTGAAGGTCCAACCCTACCTGTTACTTGTGGTTCTGAATCTGGCATCCTACATAAATATCGCTTTGCCAAAG GGCATCGTGGGAGATGCATAAGAACAGAGAACTTCTGGCTCACACCTGAGAATTTCATCAAACTGAACAAACCAGAAGGAACATGGAGGAAAGATATTGTGACCAATGAGATACCTCTAGGAAAACTTATAATG AAAAGAGTTTTGGAACCGCATATGATAAACTGTTACTGTGAGATTTGTGAAGAACAAGATCAATATCAA CAGAATGATGACGTGTGTTTCGTGTGTAACTCTGAGGGAGATCTTGTGTGTTGTGACGAGTGTCCACGAGCTTTTCATTCACACTGTCATCTACCAGCTGCAGACGGAGACTCACTtgg AAGCCAGTGGAGCTGCACATTCTGTGTGATGAAGAATATGAAAGATTCCAGTCAAAAGACCCAACAGGAAGTTTTGAGCAGTCCAGTCTCTCAGTACACACTG CACTGTCAGTACCTGCTGTTACACCTGCTACATGAGAGCATGACTGAGCCCTGCACTAAT GTTTCAGGATACAGTAAGAATATTTGTAGTCCCATGATGCTGGGCCGAGTGAAGCTGAACCTGGAGAATAACGATTATCAAACAGTGCAAGAGTTTGTCTCCGATATTGAACAGATTTTCAACTACTGTTGCACCTCCAACGGA GATAATGACTCCAGTAGAATGACCTCTAGGCTGAAGGAAGCATTCAAGAAGGagtttgaaactgtctttaag GAGAAGAGAAATAGGATATGTGCCCCAAATAAAGAGATGACAGATCTGTCAGTTTTCCAGGCTCCCTCTTTACCAGTCACCTGTGTTTCACTTACTGGGACTCTACACAAATACAGGTTTGCAACAG GGAGTCGTGGGAAGTGTATAAGGACCGAGGAAAGCTGGTTCACTCCGGAGGAATTTGTGAACCAGGAACAAACTCTCACTGATGGACACTGGAAAAAGGATATACTGTGCCATGGAAAAACTCTTAACTTTTTACTCAAG AAAAAGATCCTACGCATCCATCCTCttctgtgtgaatgtgtgaaATGCAGTCATCAACTAGAAGACCTG ATGGCACAGACAAATGACGATGTTTGCTACGTGTGTGAGTCTGGAGGAGATCTCGTGTGTTGTGACGAATGTCCACGAGCTTTTCATTCACACTGTCACCTACCAGCTGTGGACGGAGACTCACCtgg ggAATGGATTTGTACCTTTTGCATGTTAAAAACCAGTCATCAATGGCGTGACTCCAGTAGCATGACTGAACAAGAAGCTTTCAACGCTCCAGTGTCGCAATACAGAttg CACTGCCACTATCTCCTGTTATGTGTGTACAAGGAGGACACTCAGAGGGTGTTTGTAGAGGATCCACGCAAAACA
- the LOC125273390 gene encoding uncharacterized protein LOC125273390 isoform X3 — protein sequence MEGESITDTESETESEWDPESSTEYDSLSENDREKKGKRGGKRKRKYSSQNLRQTIENQLELPVKCGAKDGVLYVEKYNDMQACIFSEGQWFKPIDFERFGGKARSKKWRNSIVYNDIPLQELIRDGLLLPFKKYGVQNKQNDSPESSPVTDRLRKRKYVAQIGSPESSSVTVRLRKRKCRRQPFHSEPKESINGSEDGDGDSDNNDVNEVLDLDDDDDDDVIDLSMFEGPTLPVTCGSESGILHKYRFAKGHRGRCIRTENFWLTPENFIKLNKPEGTWRKDIVTNEIPLGKLIMKRVLEPHMINCYCEICEEQDQYQQNDDVCFVCNSEGDLVCCDECPRAFHSHCHLPAADGDSLGQWSCTFCVMKNMKDSSQKTQQEVLSSPVSQYTLHCQYLLLHLLHESMTEPCTNVSGYSKNICSPMMLGRVKLNLENNDYQTVQEFVSDIEQIFNYCCTSNGDNDSSRMTSRLKEAFKKEFETVFKEKRNRICAPNKEMTDLSVFQAPSLPVTCVSLTGTLHKYRFATGSRGKCIRTEESWFTPEEFVNQEQTLTDGHWKKDILCHGKTLNFLLKKKILRIHPLLCECVKCSHQLEDLMAQTNDDVCYVCESGGDLVCCDECPRAFHSHCHLPAVDGDSPGEWICTFCMLKTSHQWRDSSSMTEQEAFNAPVSQYRLHCHYLLLCVYKEDTQRVFVEDPRKTVSRYSQFISQPMWLDRIKLKLESDEYQTVGAFVSDFRLIFSNCSTFNKDNKFGKMRARLKEMFEKEFQKIFTIQ from the exons ATGGAAGGAGAGTCGATCACAGACACCGAGTCTGAAACAGAATCCGAATGGGATCCAGAGAGCAGCACAGAATATGACAGTCTGAGTGAGAACGACAGAGAAAAGAAAGGAAAACGAGGGGGGAAAAGGAAACGAAAGT ACTCCAGCCAGAATTTGAGGCAAACAATTGAAAACCAACTCGAACTTCCTGTCAAATGTGGAGCTAAAGATGGTGTCCTTTATGTGGAGAAATATAATGACA TGCAGGCATGCATCTTCAGTGAAGGCCAGTGGTTCAAGCCGATTGACTTTGAGAGATTTGGAGGAAAGGCAAGGAGCAAAAAGTGGAGGAACAGCATCGTTTACAATGACATTCCACTCCAGGAACTCATAAGG GATGGACTTCTTTTACCCTTTAAGAAATATGGAGTTCAGAATAAACAG AATGACTCTCCTGAATCCTCACCAGTTACTGACCGGCTCAGAAAAAGGAAG TATGTTGCACAGATTGGCTCTCCTGAATCCTCATCTGTGACTGTCAGGCTCAGAAAAAGAAAG TGCAGGAGACAGCCGTTCCACTCTG AACCCAAGGAGTCGATTAATGGCAGTGAAGATGGTGATGGTGACAGTGACAACAATGATGTCAATGAAGTTTTGGAtcttgatgatgatgatgatgatgatgttatTGACTTGAGCATGTTTGAAGGTCCAACCCTACCTGTTACTTGTGGTTCTGAATCTGGCATCCTACATAAATATCGCTTTGCCAAAG GGCATCGTGGGAGATGCATAAGAACAGAGAACTTCTGGCTCACACCTGAGAATTTCATCAAACTGAACAAACCAGAAGGAACATGGAGGAAAGATATTGTGACCAATGAGATACCTCTAGGAAAACTTATAATG AAAAGAGTTTTGGAACCGCATATGATAAACTGTTACTGTGAGATTTGTGAAGAACAAGATCAATATCAA CAGAATGATGACGTGTGTTTCGTGTGTAACTCTGAGGGAGATCTTGTGTGTTGTGACGAGTGTCCACGAGCTTTTCATTCACACTGTCATCTACCAGCTGCAGACGGAGACTCACTtgg CCAGTGGAGCTGCACATTCTGTGTGATGAAGAATATGAAAGATTCCAGTCAAAAGACCCAACAGGAAGTTTTGAGCAGTCCAGTCTCTCAGTACACACTG CACTGTCAGTACCTGCTGTTACACCTGCTACATGAGAGCATGACTGAGCCCTGCACTAAT GTTTCAGGATACAGTAAGAATATTTGTAGTCCCATGATGCTGGGCCGAGTGAAGCTGAACCTGGAGAATAACGATTATCAAACAGTGCAAGAGTTTGTCTCCGATATTGAACAGATTTTCAACTACTGTTGCACCTCCAACGGA GATAATGACTCCAGTAGAATGACCTCTAGGCTGAAGGAAGCATTCAAGAAGGagtttgaaactgtctttaag GAGAAGAGAAATAGGATATGTGCCCCAAATAAAGAGATGACAGATCTGTCAGTTTTCCAGGCTCCCTCTTTACCAGTCACCTGTGTTTCACTTACTGGGACTCTACACAAATACAGGTTTGCAACAG GGAGTCGTGGGAAGTGTATAAGGACCGAGGAAAGCTGGTTCACTCCGGAGGAATTTGTGAACCAGGAACAAACTCTCACTGATGGACACTGGAAAAAGGATATACTGTGCCATGGAAAAACTCTTAACTTTTTACTCAAG AAAAAGATCCTACGCATCCATCCTCttctgtgtgaatgtgtgaaATGCAGTCATCAACTAGAAGACCTG ATGGCACAGACAAATGACGATGTTTGCTACGTGTGTGAGTCTGGAGGAGATCTCGTGTGTTGTGACGAATGTCCACGAGCTTTTCATTCACACTGTCACCTACCAGCTGTGGACGGAGACTCACCtgg ggAATGGATTTGTACCTTTTGCATGTTAAAAACCAGTCATCAATGGCGTGACTCCAGTAGCATGACTGAACAAGAAGCTTTCAACGCTCCAGTGTCGCAATACAGAttg CACTGCCACTATCTCCTGTTATGTGTGTACAAGGAGGACACTCAGAGGGTGTTTGTAGAGGATCCACGCAAAACA
- the LOC125273390 gene encoding uncharacterized protein LOC125273390 isoform X4 encodes MEGESITDTESETESEWDPESSTEYDSLSENDREKKGKRGGKRKRKYSSQNLRQTIENQLELPVKCGAKDGVLYVEKYNDMQACIFSEGQWFKPIDFERFGGKARSKKWRNSIVYNDIPLQELIRDGLLLPFKKYGVQNKQNDSPESSPVTDRLRKRKYVAQIGSPESSSVTVRLRKRKCRRQPFHSEPKESINGSEDGDGDSDNNDVNEVLDLDDDDDDDVIDLSMFEGPTLPVTCGSESGILHKYRFAKGHRGRCIRTENFWLTPENFIKLNKPEGTWRKDIVTNEIPLGKLIMKRVLEPHMINCYCEICEEQDQYQNDDVCFVCNSEGDLVCCDECPRAFHSHCHLPAADGDSLGQWSCTFCVMKNMKDSSQKTQQEVLSSPVSQYTLHCQYLLLHLLHESMTEPCTNVSGYSKNICSPMMLGRVKLNLENNDYQTVQEFVSDIEQIFNYCCTSNGDNDSSRMTSRLKEAFKKEFETVFKEKRNRICAPNKEMTDLSVFQAPSLPVTCVSLTGTLHKYRFATGSRGKCIRTEESWFTPEEFVNQEQTLTDGHWKKDILCHGKTLNFLLKKKILRIHPLLCECVKCSHQLEDLMAQTNDDVCYVCESGGDLVCCDECPRAFHSHCHLPAVDGDSPGEWICTFCMLKTSHQWRDSSSMTEQEAFNAPVSQYRLHCHYLLLCVYKEDTQRVFVEDPRKTVSRYSQFISQPMWLDRIKLKLESDEYQTVGAFVSDFRLIFSNCSTFNKDNKFGKMRARLKEMFEKEFQKIFTIQ; translated from the exons ATGGAAGGAGAGTCGATCACAGACACCGAGTCTGAAACAGAATCCGAATGGGATCCAGAGAGCAGCACAGAATATGACAGTCTGAGTGAGAACGACAGAGAAAAGAAAGGAAAACGAGGGGGGAAAAGGAAACGAAAGT ACTCCAGCCAGAATTTGAGGCAAACAATTGAAAACCAACTCGAACTTCCTGTCAAATGTGGAGCTAAAGATGGTGTCCTTTATGTGGAGAAATATAATGACA TGCAGGCATGCATCTTCAGTGAAGGCCAGTGGTTCAAGCCGATTGACTTTGAGAGATTTGGAGGAAAGGCAAGGAGCAAAAAGTGGAGGAACAGCATCGTTTACAATGACATTCCACTCCAGGAACTCATAAGG GATGGACTTCTTTTACCCTTTAAGAAATATGGAGTTCAGAATAAACAG AATGACTCTCCTGAATCCTCACCAGTTACTGACCGGCTCAGAAAAAGGAAG TATGTTGCACAGATTGGCTCTCCTGAATCCTCATCTGTGACTGTCAGGCTCAGAAAAAGAAAG TGCAGGAGACAGCCGTTCCACTCTG AACCCAAGGAGTCGATTAATGGCAGTGAAGATGGTGATGGTGACAGTGACAACAATGATGTCAATGAAGTTTTGGAtcttgatgatgatgatgatgatgatgttatTGACTTGAGCATGTTTGAAGGTCCAACCCTACCTGTTACTTGTGGTTCTGAATCTGGCATCCTACATAAATATCGCTTTGCCAAAG GGCATCGTGGGAGATGCATAAGAACAGAGAACTTCTGGCTCACACCTGAGAATTTCATCAAACTGAACAAACCAGAAGGAACATGGAGGAAAGATATTGTGACCAATGAGATACCTCTAGGAAAACTTATAATG AAAAGAGTTTTGGAACCGCATATGATAAACTGTTACTGTGAGATTTGTGAAGAACAAGATCAATATCAA AATGATGACGTGTGTTTCGTGTGTAACTCTGAGGGAGATCTTGTGTGTTGTGACGAGTGTCCACGAGCTTTTCATTCACACTGTCATCTACCAGCTGCAGACGGAGACTCACTtgg CCAGTGGAGCTGCACATTCTGTGTGATGAAGAATATGAAAGATTCCAGTCAAAAGACCCAACAGGAAGTTTTGAGCAGTCCAGTCTCTCAGTACACACTG CACTGTCAGTACCTGCTGTTACACCTGCTACATGAGAGCATGACTGAGCCCTGCACTAAT GTTTCAGGATACAGTAAGAATATTTGTAGTCCCATGATGCTGGGCCGAGTGAAGCTGAACCTGGAGAATAACGATTATCAAACAGTGCAAGAGTTTGTCTCCGATATTGAACAGATTTTCAACTACTGTTGCACCTCCAACGGA GATAATGACTCCAGTAGAATGACCTCTAGGCTGAAGGAAGCATTCAAGAAGGagtttgaaactgtctttaag GAGAAGAGAAATAGGATATGTGCCCCAAATAAAGAGATGACAGATCTGTCAGTTTTCCAGGCTCCCTCTTTACCAGTCACCTGTGTTTCACTTACTGGGACTCTACACAAATACAGGTTTGCAACAG GGAGTCGTGGGAAGTGTATAAGGACCGAGGAAAGCTGGTTCACTCCGGAGGAATTTGTGAACCAGGAACAAACTCTCACTGATGGACACTGGAAAAAGGATATACTGTGCCATGGAAAAACTCTTAACTTTTTACTCAAG AAAAAGATCCTACGCATCCATCCTCttctgtgtgaatgtgtgaaATGCAGTCATCAACTAGAAGACCTG ATGGCACAGACAAATGACGATGTTTGCTACGTGTGTGAGTCTGGAGGAGATCTCGTGTGTTGTGACGAATGTCCACGAGCTTTTCATTCACACTGTCACCTACCAGCTGTGGACGGAGACTCACCtgg ggAATGGATTTGTACCTTTTGCATGTTAAAAACCAGTCATCAATGGCGTGACTCCAGTAGCATGACTGAACAAGAAGCTTTCAACGCTCCAGTGTCGCAATACAGAttg CACTGCCACTATCTCCTGTTATGTGTGTACAAGGAGGACACTCAGAGGGTGTTTGTAGAGGATCCACGCAAAACA
- the LOC125273390 gene encoding uncharacterized protein LOC125273390 isoform X2 produces MEGESITDTESETESEWDPESSTEYDSLSENDREKKGKRGGKRKRKYSSQNLRQTIENQLELPVKCGAKDGVLYVEKYNDMQACIFSEGQWFKPIDFERFGGKARSKKWRNSIVYNDIPLQELIRDGLLLPFKKYGVQNKQNDSPESSPVTDRLRKRKYVAQIGSPESSSVTVRLRKRKCRRQPFHSEPKESINGSEDGDGDSDNNDVNEVLDLDDDDDDDVIDLSMFEGPTLPVTCGSESGILHKYRFAKGHRGRCIRTENFWLTPENFIKLNKPEGTWRKDIVTNEIPLGKLIMKRVLEPHMINCYCEICEEQDQYQNDDVCFVCNSEGDLVCCDECPRAFHSHCHLPAADGDSLGSQWSCTFCVMKNMKDSSQKTQQEVLSSPVSQYTLHCQYLLLHLLHESMTEPCTNVSGYSKNICSPMMLGRVKLNLENNDYQTVQEFVSDIEQIFNYCCTSNGDNDSSRMTSRLKEAFKKEFETVFKEKRNRICAPNKEMTDLSVFQAPSLPVTCVSLTGTLHKYRFATGSRGKCIRTEESWFTPEEFVNQEQTLTDGHWKKDILCHGKTLNFLLKKKILRIHPLLCECVKCSHQLEDLMAQTNDDVCYVCESGGDLVCCDECPRAFHSHCHLPAVDGDSPGEWICTFCMLKTSHQWRDSSSMTEQEAFNAPVSQYRLHCHYLLLCVYKEDTQRVFVEDPRKTVSRYSQFISQPMWLDRIKLKLESDEYQTVGAFVSDFRLIFSNCSTFNKDNKFGKMRARLKEMFEKEFQKIFTIQ; encoded by the exons ATGGAAGGAGAGTCGATCACAGACACCGAGTCTGAAACAGAATCCGAATGGGATCCAGAGAGCAGCACAGAATATGACAGTCTGAGTGAGAACGACAGAGAAAAGAAAGGAAAACGAGGGGGGAAAAGGAAACGAAAGT ACTCCAGCCAGAATTTGAGGCAAACAATTGAAAACCAACTCGAACTTCCTGTCAAATGTGGAGCTAAAGATGGTGTCCTTTATGTGGAGAAATATAATGACA TGCAGGCATGCATCTTCAGTGAAGGCCAGTGGTTCAAGCCGATTGACTTTGAGAGATTTGGAGGAAAGGCAAGGAGCAAAAAGTGGAGGAACAGCATCGTTTACAATGACATTCCACTCCAGGAACTCATAAGG GATGGACTTCTTTTACCCTTTAAGAAATATGGAGTTCAGAATAAACAG AATGACTCTCCTGAATCCTCACCAGTTACTGACCGGCTCAGAAAAAGGAAG TATGTTGCACAGATTGGCTCTCCTGAATCCTCATCTGTGACTGTCAGGCTCAGAAAAAGAAAG TGCAGGAGACAGCCGTTCCACTCTG AACCCAAGGAGTCGATTAATGGCAGTGAAGATGGTGATGGTGACAGTGACAACAATGATGTCAATGAAGTTTTGGAtcttgatgatgatgatgatgatgatgttatTGACTTGAGCATGTTTGAAGGTCCAACCCTACCTGTTACTTGTGGTTCTGAATCTGGCATCCTACATAAATATCGCTTTGCCAAAG GGCATCGTGGGAGATGCATAAGAACAGAGAACTTCTGGCTCACACCTGAGAATTTCATCAAACTGAACAAACCAGAAGGAACATGGAGGAAAGATATTGTGACCAATGAGATACCTCTAGGAAAACTTATAATG AAAAGAGTTTTGGAACCGCATATGATAAACTGTTACTGTGAGATTTGTGAAGAACAAGATCAATATCAA AATGATGACGTGTGTTTCGTGTGTAACTCTGAGGGAGATCTTGTGTGTTGTGACGAGTGTCCACGAGCTTTTCATTCACACTGTCATCTACCAGCTGCAGACGGAGACTCACTtgg AAGCCAGTGGAGCTGCACATTCTGTGTGATGAAGAATATGAAAGATTCCAGTCAAAAGACCCAACAGGAAGTTTTGAGCAGTCCAGTCTCTCAGTACACACTG CACTGTCAGTACCTGCTGTTACACCTGCTACATGAGAGCATGACTGAGCCCTGCACTAAT GTTTCAGGATACAGTAAGAATATTTGTAGTCCCATGATGCTGGGCCGAGTGAAGCTGAACCTGGAGAATAACGATTATCAAACAGTGCAAGAGTTTGTCTCCGATATTGAACAGATTTTCAACTACTGTTGCACCTCCAACGGA GATAATGACTCCAGTAGAATGACCTCTAGGCTGAAGGAAGCATTCAAGAAGGagtttgaaactgtctttaag GAGAAGAGAAATAGGATATGTGCCCCAAATAAAGAGATGACAGATCTGTCAGTTTTCCAGGCTCCCTCTTTACCAGTCACCTGTGTTTCACTTACTGGGACTCTACACAAATACAGGTTTGCAACAG GGAGTCGTGGGAAGTGTATAAGGACCGAGGAAAGCTGGTTCACTCCGGAGGAATTTGTGAACCAGGAACAAACTCTCACTGATGGACACTGGAAAAAGGATATACTGTGCCATGGAAAAACTCTTAACTTTTTACTCAAG AAAAAGATCCTACGCATCCATCCTCttctgtgtgaatgtgtgaaATGCAGTCATCAACTAGAAGACCTG ATGGCACAGACAAATGACGATGTTTGCTACGTGTGTGAGTCTGGAGGAGATCTCGTGTGTTGTGACGAATGTCCACGAGCTTTTCATTCACACTGTCACCTACCAGCTGTGGACGGAGACTCACCtgg ggAATGGATTTGTACCTTTTGCATGTTAAAAACCAGTCATCAATGGCGTGACTCCAGTAGCATGACTGAACAAGAAGCTTTCAACGCTCCAGTGTCGCAATACAGAttg CACTGCCACTATCTCCTGTTATGTGTGTACAAGGAGGACACTCAGAGGGTGTTTGTAGAGGATCCACGCAAAACA
- the LOC125273390 gene encoding uncharacterized protein LOC125273390 isoform X5, translating into MEGESITDTESETESEWDPESSTEYDSLSENDREKKGKRGGKRKRKYSSQNLRQTIENQLELPVKCGAKDGVLYVEKYNDMQACIFSEGQWFKPIDFERFGGKARSKKWRNSIVYNDIPLQELIRDGLLLPFKKYGVQNKQNDSPESSPVTDRLRKRKIGSPESSSVTVRLRKRKCRRQPFHSEPKESINGSEDGDGDSDNNDVNEVLDLDDDDDDDVIDLSMFEGPTLPVTCGSESGILHKYRFAKGHRGRCIRTENFWLTPENFIKLNKPEGTWRKDIVTNEIPLGKLIMKRVLEPHMINCYCEICEEQDQYQQNDDVCFVCNSEGDLVCCDECPRAFHSHCHLPAADGDSLGSQWSCTFCVMKNMKDSSQKTQQEVLSSPVSQYTLHCQYLLLHLLHESMTEPCTNVSGYSKNICSPMMLGRVKLNLENNDYQTVQEFVSDIEQIFNYCCTSNGDNDSSRMTSRLKEAFKKEFETVFKEKRNRICAPNKEMTDLSVFQAPSLPVTCVSLTGTLHKYRFATGSRGKCIRTEESWFTPEEFVNQEQTLTDGHWKKDILCHGKTLNFLLKKKILRIHPLLCECVKCSHQLEDLMAQTNDDVCYVCESGGDLVCCDECPRAFHSHCHLPAVDGDSPGEWICTFCMLKTSHQWRDSSSMTEQEAFNAPVSQYRLHCHYLLLCVYKEDTQRVFVEDPRKTVSRYSQFISQPMWLDRIKLKLESDEYQTVGAFVSDFRLIFSNCSTFNKDNKFGKMRARLKEMFEKEFQKIFTIQ; encoded by the exons ATGGAAGGAGAGTCGATCACAGACACCGAGTCTGAAACAGAATCCGAATGGGATCCAGAGAGCAGCACAGAATATGACAGTCTGAGTGAGAACGACAGAGAAAAGAAAGGAAAACGAGGGGGGAAAAGGAAACGAAAGT ACTCCAGCCAGAATTTGAGGCAAACAATTGAAAACCAACTCGAACTTCCTGTCAAATGTGGAGCTAAAGATGGTGTCCTTTATGTGGAGAAATATAATGACA TGCAGGCATGCATCTTCAGTGAAGGCCAGTGGTTCAAGCCGATTGACTTTGAGAGATTTGGAGGAAAGGCAAGGAGCAAAAAGTGGAGGAACAGCATCGTTTACAATGACATTCCACTCCAGGAACTCATAAGG GATGGACTTCTTTTACCCTTTAAGAAATATGGAGTTCAGAATAAACAG AATGACTCTCCTGAATCCTCACCAGTTACTGACCGGCTCAGAAAAAGGAAG ATTGGCTCTCCTGAATCCTCATCTGTGACTGTCAGGCTCAGAAAAAGAAAG TGCAGGAGACAGCCGTTCCACTCTG AACCCAAGGAGTCGATTAATGGCAGTGAAGATGGTGATGGTGACAGTGACAACAATGATGTCAATGAAGTTTTGGAtcttgatgatgatgatgatgatgatgttatTGACTTGAGCATGTTTGAAGGTCCAACCCTACCTGTTACTTGTGGTTCTGAATCTGGCATCCTACATAAATATCGCTTTGCCAAAG GGCATCGTGGGAGATGCATAAGAACAGAGAACTTCTGGCTCACACCTGAGAATTTCATCAAACTGAACAAACCAGAAGGAACATGGAGGAAAGATATTGTGACCAATGAGATACCTCTAGGAAAACTTATAATG AAAAGAGTTTTGGAACCGCATATGATAAACTGTTACTGTGAGATTTGTGAAGAACAAGATCAATATCAA CAGAATGATGACGTGTGTTTCGTGTGTAACTCTGAGGGAGATCTTGTGTGTTGTGACGAGTGTCCACGAGCTTTTCATTCACACTGTCATCTACCAGCTGCAGACGGAGACTCACTtgg AAGCCAGTGGAGCTGCACATTCTGTGTGATGAAGAATATGAAAGATTCCAGTCAAAAGACCCAACAGGAAGTTTTGAGCAGTCCAGTCTCTCAGTACACACTG CACTGTCAGTACCTGCTGTTACACCTGCTACATGAGAGCATGACTGAGCCCTGCACTAAT GTTTCAGGATACAGTAAGAATATTTGTAGTCCCATGATGCTGGGCCGAGTGAAGCTGAACCTGGAGAATAACGATTATCAAACAGTGCAAGAGTTTGTCTCCGATATTGAACAGATTTTCAACTACTGTTGCACCTCCAACGGA GATAATGACTCCAGTAGAATGACCTCTAGGCTGAAGGAAGCATTCAAGAAGGagtttgaaactgtctttaag GAGAAGAGAAATAGGATATGTGCCCCAAATAAAGAGATGACAGATCTGTCAGTTTTCCAGGCTCCCTCTTTACCAGTCACCTGTGTTTCACTTACTGGGACTCTACACAAATACAGGTTTGCAACAG GGAGTCGTGGGAAGTGTATAAGGACCGAGGAAAGCTGGTTCACTCCGGAGGAATTTGTGAACCAGGAACAAACTCTCACTGATGGACACTGGAAAAAGGATATACTGTGCCATGGAAAAACTCTTAACTTTTTACTCAAG AAAAAGATCCTACGCATCCATCCTCttctgtgtgaatgtgtgaaATGCAGTCATCAACTAGAAGACCTG ATGGCACAGACAAATGACGATGTTTGCTACGTGTGTGAGTCTGGAGGAGATCTCGTGTGTTGTGACGAATGTCCACGAGCTTTTCATTCACACTGTCACCTACCAGCTGTGGACGGAGACTCACCtgg ggAATGGATTTGTACCTTTTGCATGTTAAAAACCAGTCATCAATGGCGTGACTCCAGTAGCATGACTGAACAAGAAGCTTTCAACGCTCCAGTGTCGCAATACAGAttg CACTGCCACTATCTCCTGTTATGTGTGTACAAGGAGGACACTCAGAGGGTGTTTGTAGAGGATCCACGCAAAACA